The following are encoded together in the Gorilla gorilla gorilla isolate KB3781 chromosome 14, NHGRI_mGorGor1-v2.1_pri, whole genome shotgun sequence genome:
- the LOC115930437 gene encoding olfactory receptor 7E24-like, with amino-acid sequence MYLVTVLRNLLIILAVNPDSHLHTPMYFFLSNLCWADLGFTLATVPKMTVDMQSHSRVISHVGCLTQMSFLVIFACIEDMLLTVMAYDCFVAICRPLHYPVIVNPHSLCLLHLVSFFLSLLDSQLHSWIVLQFTFFKNVEISNFVCEPSQLLNLACSDSVINRIFMYFDSTMFGFLPISGILLSFYKIVPSILRMSSSDGKYKAFATCGSHLAVVCLFYGTGIGVHLTSAVAPPPRNAVVASVMYAVVTPMLNAFIYSLRNRDIQSALRRLRSTTVESHDLFHPFSCVGEKRQPH; translated from the coding sequence atGTATCTGGTCACGGTGCTGAGGAACCTGCTCATCATCCTGGCTGTCAACCCTgactcccacctccacacccccatgtacttcttcctctccaaccTGTGCTGGGCTGACCTCGGTTTCACCTTGGCCACGGTTCCCAAGATGACTGTGGACATGCAGTCACATAGCAGAGTCATCTCTCATGTGGGCTGCCTGACACAGATGTCTTTCTTGGTCATTTTTGCATGTATAGAAGACATGCTCCTGACCGTGATGGCCTATGACTGCTTTGTAGCCATCTGTCGCCCTCTGCACTACCCAGTCATTGTGAATCCTCACTCTCTGTGTCTTCTTCATTTGGTGTCCTTTTTCCTTAGCCTGTTGGATTCCCAGCTGCACAGTTGGATTGTGTTACAATTCACCTTCTTCAAGAATGTGGAAATCTCTAATTTTGTCTGTGAGCCATCTCAACTTCTCAACCTTGCCTGTTCTGACAGTGTCATCAATAGAATATTCATGTATTTCGATAGTACtatgtttggttttcttcccATTTCAGGGATCCTTTTGTCTTTCTATAAAATTGTCCCCTCCATTCTAAGGATGTCATCATCAGATGGGAAGTATAAAGCCTTTGCAACCTGTGGCTCTCACCTGGcagttgtttgcttattttatggAACAGGCATTGGCGTGCACCTGACTTCAGCTGTGGCACCACCCCCCAGGAATGCTGTGGTGGCGTCAGTGATGTACGCTGTGGTCACCCCCATGCTGAACGCTTTCAtctacagcctgagaaacagggacATTCAAAGTGCCCTGCGGAGGCTGCGCAGTACAACAGTCGAATCTCATGATCTGTTCCATCCTTTTTCTTGTGTGGGTGAGAAACGGCAACCACATTAA